In Capricornis sumatraensis isolate serow.1 chromosome 16, serow.2, whole genome shotgun sequence, a genomic segment contains:
- the CLDN25 gene encoding putative claudin-25 has translation MSWSFQGKIQLGGLLLSLLGCVCLCVTTVLPQWKTLSLELNEMETWTMGLWEVCVDQEEVATVCKAFESFLSLPRELQASRILMVASHGLGLVGLLLSGFGAECFQFHRIRRVLKRRLCLLGGTLEASAAATTLLPVSWVAYATIQDFWDDSIPEIVPRWEFGDALYLGWAAGVFLALGGLLLVFSACLGKEDVTSPHMAVPTTAPPSCAPAEVSDGSFDLMPRSRTLLI, from the coding sequence ATGTCCTGGAGTTTCCAGGGGAAAATCCAGCTAGGGGGactgctcctttctctccttGGCTGCGTCTGCTTATGCGTCACCACTGTCCTTCCCCAGTGGAAGACTCTCAGTCTGGAGCTGAACGAAATGGAGACCTGGACCATGGGGCTTTGGGAGGTCTGCGTGGATCAGGAGGAAGTCGCCACTGTGTGCAAGGCCTTTGAGTCCTTCCTGTCTCTGCCCCGGGAGCTCCAGGCATCCCGCATCCTCATGGTGGCCTCCCATGGGCTCGGACTCGTGGGGCTTCTGCTCTCTGGCTTTGGGGCCGAATGCTTCCAGTTTCATAGGATCAGACGGGTGCTTAAAAGGAGGCTTTGCCTCCTGGGAGGGACTTTGGAGGCATCAGCTGCGGCCACTACCCTCCTTCCCGTCTCCTGGGTGGCCTACGCCACAATCCAAGACTTCTGGGATGACAGCATCCCTGAGATTGTGCCTCGGTGGGAGTTCGGAGATGCCCTCTACCTGGGTTGGGCTGCTGGTGTTTTCCTGGCCCTTGGTGGGTTACTCCTCGTCTTCTCAGCCTGCCTGGGAAAAGAAGATGTGACTTCTCCCCACATGGCTGTTCCTACAACAGCCCCACCATCCTGTGCTCCAGCAGAGGTATCTGATGGCTCGTTCGACCTAATGCCAAGATCTAGGACCCTGCTCATCTAG